A single region of the Drosophila miranda strain MSH22 chromosome 2, D.miranda_PacBio2.1, whole genome shotgun sequence genome encodes:
- the LOC108157053 gene encoding cadherin-86C isoform X4, whose amino-acid sequence MFRWITHIAAVLEHSTEMASNSSSQSVKNKTVIPLRHMGKEQNGLTSNAGPILQKECYYYTPTTSQQHQQIQQGWQSLWAFFGPWLSAMTAYRLLTISLLIGILCPHHIQGVDPKFDPSTRMRLVLVPADAQVNSVIYRLRATDEEFDYPLTFEFVGDAFSSTVKVDSLPCTKYNSVCQANIVLQRRLEPGRYYDFQVSVKDSKGGMATQLCSITATNFTTPHDLIFPHKPGIIMIPEDAKRGTELNYVIARKNPLFQKPVYLELWGSPLFAIRQKIVSSETTEGTVFLLGPLDFEKQAMYHLTILANDAYAEPGQDSRNIAGMEIVVIVQDVQDQPPVFTSAPPVTKLPTGILPGDKILQVHAEDGDKGNPREIRFGLVSENNPFTSFFDINDTSGEIFLMRPLEDIAFITHAGDPVLLTVIAEEVKVGRDEPPALASTVQLAFFLPDRTNSPPYFENDHYVSRVDENAPQGTALIFVDPYVPRIYDDDTGKNGVFSLTLLNNNGTFEITPNVAERSASFLVRVRDNTLLDYEMRHSVQFQVLAQEVGPATNLTAVVNVTVYINDVNDNAPVFDQPSYTVELPENMTVGTKVVQVHATDLDSGLGGKVRYTAILGYLNTSVNLDAENGLITLSTNNHGYDREVMPEYHLYVEARDMDGEGNRAQVPLIIKLIDVNDETPIFDKDLYEFILTPDLLSFTTTAVINAEDKDATAPNNEVRYELISGNYENKFKLDKVTGELTIQDKIHLRSMTDASERRHRDPSTGSSSSDDDNEVFIITARAYDLGVPVRFSTTTIRIYPPESRKRMVTFVVPGHNPDKAKTEETLSAITGGKVLIHSIRPLRPDEPGAKDIPVNNPGIKDRSVVTATVLYGSTSLVDISDIQQRLSQHNNSYAIMPQDSLQTNTQYKAENKVLFWLLILLATLVAFTVLILLLCCICSWCPLYGAATSQSGWEDAMPGQRRNPRIPERNLPDGSSMTVVNILAKT is encoded by the exons AAATGGCTTCCAATAGTAGCAGTCAATCTGTAAAGAACAAAACAGTCATACCGCTACGCCACATGGGAAAGGAACAGAACGGCTTAACTTCAAATGCGGGACCGATACTCCAAAAGGAATGCTACTACTACACCCCAACTACCTCCCAGCAACATCAACAGATTCAACAAGGCTGGCAATCTCTATGGGCTTTTTTTGGGCCCTGGCTGAGTGCAATGACCGCCTATCGATTGCTGACAATCAGCCTTCTAATTGGTATTCTGTGTCCACATCACATTCAAGGCGTGGATCCTAAATTCGATCCTTCGACGCGCATGCGACTGGTACTGGTACCGGCAGACGCACAAGTAAACTCAGTTATCTACAGATTGCGTGCAACTGACGAGGAGTTCGACTATCCATTGACCTTTGAATTTGTGGGTGATGCATTTTCGTCCACCGTTAAAGTGGATTCGCTTCCATGCACCAAGTACAATTCGGTTTGCCAAGCAAACATCGTGCTTCAGCGTCGCTTGGAGCCTGGGCGCTATTACGACTTCCAGGTTTCAGTGAAGGACTCAAAAGGTGGCATGGCCACTCAATTGTGCTCAATTACAGCAACCAATTTTACCACACCTCATGACCTCATATTTCCACACAAGCCCGGTATTATAATGATACCTGAG GATGCTAAACGCGGCACGGAATTAAATTACGTAATTGCGCGAAAGAATCCACTGTTTCAAAAACCAGTCTACCTCGAGTTATGG GGTTCTCCGCTTTTTGCGATAAGACAAAAAATTGTATCGTCTGAAACAACAGAAGGTACAGTTTTTCTTTTGGGACCATTGGACTTCGAAAAGCAAGCCATGTACCATCTAACTATACTGGCCAAT GATGCTTACGCTGAACCTGGCCAAGATAGTCGCAACATCGCTGGCATGGAAATTGTAGTCATCGTCCAGGATGTTCAAGACCAACCTCCTGTTTTCACTTCGGCGCCGCCAGTTACCAAATTGCCTACTGGCATTCTACCAGGCGATAAG ATATTGCAAGTACATGCGGAGGATGGCGACAAAGGAAACCCGCGGGAGATTCGATTTGGATTGGTCTCAGAAAACAACCCATTTACTTCGTTTTTTGACATCAATGACACAAGCG GTGAAATATTTTTAATGCGACCTCTTGAAGATATTGCATTTATAACGCATGCGGGTGATCCAGTACTGCTTACGGTAATTGCGGAAGAAGTTAAAGTTGGTCGTGACGAACCGCCAGCATTGGCATCTACTGTGCAATTGGCGTTCTTTCTGCCAGATCGTACCAATTCACCTCCATACTTCGAAAACGATCA CTACGTTTCGAGGGTAGACGAAAATGCACCGCAAGGCACAGCACTAATATTCGTTGACCCATATGTACCGCGGATCTATGACGACGACACTGGAAAAAATGGAGTTTTCTCGCTGACGTTGCTAAACAATAATGGAACATTTGAGATAACACCAAATGTAGCAGAGCGCAGTGCATCGTTTCTAGTGCGCGTACGAGATAATACACTGTTAGACTACGAAATGCGACACTCTGTACAGTTTCAGGTGCTGGCTCAGGAAGTGGGTCCGGCTACTAATCTCACAGCCGTTGTAAACGTCACCGTCTACATCAATGACGTTAATGATAATGCACCAGTCTTTGACCAGCCCTCCTACACAGTGGAGCTTCCCGAGAATATGACAGTGGGAACTAAGGTGGTTCAAGTGCATGCCACTGACTTAGACTCGGGATTGGGTGGCAAAGTGCGATATACTGCCATTCTGGGGTATCTAAATACATCTGTTAACCTCGATGCAGAGAATGGATTAATCACATTATCGACAAATAATCATGGCTATGATCGCGAGGTAATGCCGGAATATCACCTGTACGTAGAGGCTCGGGACATGGATGGTGAAGGTAATCGAGCACAAGTCCCTCTAATCATTAAGCTAATAGATGTTAACGATGAGACGCCAATATTTGACAAGGATCTGTATGAGTTTATTTTGACGCCGGATCTCTTGAGCTTCACCACCACGGCCGTAATTAATGCGGAAGACAAAGATGCAACGGCACCCAACAACGAAGTGCGGTACGAACTGATCAGTGGCAACTATGAAAACAAATTTAAGCTGGACAAGGTCACCGGGGAATTAACAATTCAGGATAAGATTCACTTGCGGTCCATGACGGACGCCAGTGAACGAAGACATCGGGATCCAAGTACGGGATCTTCCAGTTCTGACGATGACAACGAAGTGTTTATTATAACTGCGCGTGCTTACGACCTAGGAGTGCCTGTGCGATTTTCGACAACAACAATTCGCATCTACCCACCTGAAAGTCGGAAGCGCATGGTGACTTTTGTGGTACCTGGTCACAACCCAGATAAGGCTAAAACTGAAGAAACGCTGTCTGCCATAACCGGCGGAAAGGTGTTAATTCACTCAATACGACCGCTGCGACCTGATGAGCCAGGTGCCAAAGACATTCCTGTAAATAATCCAGGTATCAAGGACCGAAGTGTCGTCACCGCTACAGTGCTATATGGCAGCACGTCATTAGTTGACATATCGGATATACAGCAGCGTCTGTCCCAGCACAATAATTCCTATGCAATTATGCCGCAAGACTCATTACAGACGAAC ACTCAATATAAGGCTGAAAATAAGGTGCTGTTCTGGCTGCTTATACTTCTGGCCACACTGGTCGCATTTACCGTCCTCATCCTACTTCTTTGCTGCATATGCTCGTGGTGCCCTCTGTACGGTGCAGCAAC GTCGCAGAGTGGATGGGAAGACGCGATGCCTGGTCAGCGGAGAAACCCCCGAATACCAGAACGAAACCTACCCGATGGGAGTTCCATGACGGTCGTGAACATCCTAGCGAAAACGTAG